The Pseudolabrys sp. FHR47 genome contains a region encoding:
- a CDS encoding ABC transporter permease, with amino-acid sequence MSATVQATASLSNDHAAALSKDRLIERWLMLSLAAPALLLVLVCLLVPVAWLFYMSFYTDGGQATLVNYQRLVEQPSYARIFWTTFEVSVLTTGICAVLGYPLAYFMSQLSTRAANLCMIAVLLPFWTSLLVRTYAWLVLLQRSGLINSWGMQLGLWSEPLPLVNNMAGTLIGMVHIMLPFIVLPLYGSMRAIDRTLLQAAANLGAGPVQSFWRVFLPLSLPGLTGGVLIVFILCLGFYVTPEVLGGGRVIMVSSRIASDIDTFLNWGSASALGAVLLVLTFLLLWIASRVAKGFSLFGAGH; translated from the coding sequence ATGAGCGCGACCGTCCAGGCAACGGCTTCACTCAGCAACGACCACGCCGCCGCTTTGAGCAAGGACCGACTGATCGAGCGCTGGCTGATGCTGTCGCTCGCCGCGCCCGCGTTGCTGCTGGTGCTCGTGTGCCTGCTCGTCCCGGTGGCCTGGCTGTTCTACATGTCGTTCTACACCGACGGCGGCCAGGCGACTTTGGTCAACTATCAGCGGCTTGTCGAACAGCCGTCCTACGCACGGATCTTCTGGACGACGTTTGAGGTGAGCGTGCTCACCACCGGCATCTGCGCCGTGCTGGGTTATCCTTTGGCCTATTTCATGTCGCAATTGTCGACCCGCGCCGCCAATCTGTGCATGATCGCGGTGCTGCTGCCGTTCTGGACGTCGCTGCTGGTGCGCACTTATGCGTGGCTGGTGCTGCTGCAGCGCTCCGGTCTGATCAACAGCTGGGGCATGCAACTCGGCCTGTGGTCGGAGCCGCTGCCGCTGGTCAACAACATGGCGGGCACGCTGATCGGCATGGTGCACATCATGCTGCCGTTCATCGTGCTGCCGCTCTATGGCAGCATGCGTGCCATCGACCGCACGCTGCTGCAGGCCGCGGCCAATCTCGGCGCCGGCCCGGTGCAGAGCTTCTGGCGGGTGTTCCTGCCGTTGTCGCTGCCGGGGCTGACGGGCGGCGTCCTTATTGTTTTCATTCTCTGCCTCGGCTTCTACGTCACGCCCGAGGTGCTCGGCGGCGGCCGGGTGATCATGGTGTCGAGCCGCATCGCCAGCGATATCGACACTTTCCTCAATTGGGGTTCGGCGAGTGCGCTCGGCGCGGTGCTGCTGGTGTTGACGTTCCTGCTGCTGTGGATCGCCTCGCGGGTGGCGAAGGGCTTCTCGCTGTTCGGAGCGGGGCACTGA
- a CDS encoding mandelate racemase/muconate lactonizing enzyme family protein: MKITKLETFSTQHIGFVRVTTEDGAQGWGQFSPYNADITAAVFHRQIAPWSLGADAFDIEALVETIPEREHKFPGSYLFRALTGLDTALWDLRGRVEKKSVCELLGGKPRPFPVYASSMKRGEITPEAEAERLKRLQGEFGYTAFKFRVGKECGHDVDEWPGRTDAIVPQVRDALGDKARLLVDGNSAYTPAKAIEVGRMLEDHGVIHFEEPCPYWEHAWTAEVRRELDLDVTGGEQDCDLTLWRYIIDNKVVDVVQPDVCYLGGVTRMLKVARWAAAAGLPVTPHSANQSLVTTFTLHIMGAIPNAGPYVEFSIEGRDYYPWEEGLLLNPLQAKDGAVDIPAGPGWGIDINPAWLEASNYILSERS, from the coding sequence ATGAAGATCACGAAGCTCGAGACCTTTTCTACCCAGCATATCGGCTTCGTTCGTGTGACGACGGAGGATGGTGCGCAAGGTTGGGGCCAATTCTCCCCTTATAATGCCGACATCACCGCTGCGGTCTTTCATCGCCAGATTGCGCCATGGTCTCTCGGCGCTGACGCCTTCGATATTGAGGCTCTGGTCGAGACCATTCCCGAGCGCGAGCATAAATTTCCGGGCTCGTATCTGTTCCGCGCACTAACCGGGCTCGACACCGCGCTGTGGGATCTGCGCGGCCGCGTCGAGAAGAAAAGCGTTTGCGAACTTCTCGGCGGCAAGCCGCGGCCGTTTCCCGTTTATGCGTCCAGCATGAAGCGCGGCGAGATCACGCCGGAGGCGGAGGCGGAGCGTCTCAAGCGGCTGCAAGGGGAATTCGGCTACACGGCGTTCAAGTTTCGCGTCGGCAAGGAATGCGGGCACGATGTCGACGAATGGCCTGGCCGGACCGACGCCATCGTGCCGCAGGTCCGTGATGCCCTCGGCGACAAGGCGCGGCTCCTGGTTGACGGCAACAGCGCCTATACGCCGGCCAAGGCCATCGAAGTCGGCCGCATGCTGGAAGATCACGGCGTCATCCATTTTGAGGAGCCGTGCCCCTATTGGGAGCACGCCTGGACGGCGGAGGTCAGGCGGGAACTGGACCTGGACGTGACCGGTGGCGAACAGGACTGCGACCTGACTTTGTGGCGCTACATCATCGACAACAAGGTCGTCGATGTCGTCCAGCCGGACGTTTGCTATCTTGGCGGGGTCACGCGGATGCTGAAGGTGGCGCGTTGGGCCGCGGCCGCGGGGCTGCCCGTGACGCCGCATTCGGCCAATCAGTCGCTGGTCACGACATTCACCCTGCACATCATGGGCGCGATCCCGAATGCCGGGCCTTACGTGGAATTCTCCATTGAGGGCCGGGACTACTATCCATGGGAGGAAGGGCTGCTCCTCAACCCGCTGCAGGCCAAGGACGGGGCGGTCGACATACCTGCCGGTCCGGGTTGGGGCATCGACATCAACCCGGCCTGGCTTGAGGCCTCCAACTACATCTTGAGCGAACGGTCGTGA
- a CDS encoding GMC family oxidoreductase — protein sequence MDSFDIIIIGAGSAGCVIAGELAAAGKGKILVLEAGPSDRSPWLHLPIGYGKMFYNPAVNWMYETEPVPGLANRRIYQPRGKVVGGSSAINAMVYSRGQAEDYDGWEALGNRGWGWSDVLRLYRRIEDHDLGASEWHGAGGPLHVTDIARTAHPLTALFIKAGTEAGLPFNPDLNGATTEGIGTYQITTRGGIRESAARAFLRPALRTGRVRVEAETLVTRILFDGRRAIGVECRQHGEVKRYHANAEIILCGGAFNSPQLLQLSGIGPGHLLNEHGIDVISDSPAVGQNFQDHLCYDHVYKSTRPSLNDDLLPLSGKLRVGLSYLLGRRGPLSLSVNQGGGFYRSGPNVARPDIQLYFSPLSYTKAPPRVRALMKPDPFSGFSTSVSPCRPKSRGHVAIRSVDPTVAPAIVPNYLSHPDDIDTLLHGARFLCALARTPTFASLVKDELAPGPNRHSDADLLDDVRQRAYSVFHPSGTCRMGIDPAGCVVDPALRVHGITGLRVADASIFPTVPSGNTNAPAMMVGAKAAELILRG from the coding sequence TTGGATTCGTTTGACATCATCATCATCGGCGCCGGCTCCGCAGGCTGCGTGATCGCCGGCGAACTGGCGGCCGCCGGCAAAGGAAAAATCCTTGTCCTCGAAGCCGGTCCGAGCGACCGCAGCCCGTGGCTTCATCTGCCGATCGGCTACGGCAAGATGTTTTATAATCCTGCCGTCAACTGGATGTACGAGACCGAGCCGGTGCCCGGCCTGGCGAACCGGCGCATCTATCAACCGCGCGGCAAGGTCGTCGGCGGCTCGAGCGCCATCAACGCCATGGTCTACTCGCGTGGCCAGGCCGAGGACTATGACGGCTGGGAAGCGCTGGGCAACCGTGGCTGGGGCTGGTCGGATGTGCTGCGGCTCTATCGCCGCATCGAGGATCATGATCTCGGCGCATCCGAATGGCATGGCGCCGGCGGCCCCCTGCATGTCACCGACATAGCAAGGACGGCGCATCCCCTGACGGCGCTGTTCATCAAGGCCGGCACCGAAGCGGGCCTTCCGTTCAATCCCGATCTCAACGGCGCGACGACCGAAGGCATCGGCACCTATCAGATCACGACGCGCGGCGGCATCCGCGAATCCGCGGCGCGCGCGTTCCTGCGCCCGGCCCTGCGCACCGGACGAGTGCGCGTCGAAGCCGAGACTTTGGTAACGCGCATCCTGTTCGACGGCCGCCGCGCCATCGGCGTCGAATGCCGGCAGCACGGCGAAGTGAAACGGTATCACGCCAACGCGGAAATCATATTGTGCGGCGGCGCGTTCAACTCGCCACAGCTATTGCAGCTATCCGGCATCGGCCCCGGCCACTTGTTGAATGAGCACGGCATCGACGTCATCAGCGACAGTCCCGCCGTCGGCCAGAACTTCCAGGATCATCTTTGCTATGACCACGTCTACAAATCAACGCGGCCAAGCCTGAACGACGATCTCTTGCCGCTCTCCGGAAAACTGCGCGTCGGTTTGTCCTATCTGCTCGGCCGCCGGGGCCCGCTGTCGCTGAGCGTCAACCAGGGTGGCGGCTTTTATCGGTCTGGGCCGAACGTGGCACGGCCCGACATCCAGCTCTACTTCTCCCCGCTGAGCTATACCAAGGCGCCGCCGCGTGTCCGCGCACTGATGAAGCCCGATCCGTTCTCCGGCTTCTCGACAAGCGTGTCACCGTGCCGCCCCAAGAGTCGCGGCCATGTTGCCATCCGCTCAGTCGACCCCACGGTCGCGCCGGCGATCGTGCCGAATTACCTGTCGCATCCGGACGATATCGACACGCTGCTTCATGGCGCGCGGTTTCTCTGCGCGCTGGCACGGACACCCACCTTCGCAAGCCTCGTGAAAGATGAACTGGCGCCCGGACCGAATCGGCACTCCGATGCCGATCTCCTCGACGACGTCCGGCAGCGCGCCTATTCGGTGTTCCATCCCAGCGGAACGTGCCGCATGGGCATCGACCCGGCCGGCTGCGTCGTCGATCCGGCCTTGCGGGTCCACGGCATCACAGGCTTACGGGTCGCCGACGCCTCCATTTTTCCAACCGTGCCGTCGGGCAACACCAATGCTCCGGCCATGATGGTGGGTGCGAAAGCGGCCGAGCTGATTTTGAGAGGCTAG
- a CDS encoding ABC transporter substrate-binding protein: protein MTRNRSKLAFASLAIIGAVGLASTTVGAQELTVVSFGGAYQEAQSKALFQPAAKALGIKIKEETYTSISDAVVKVKAGAITWDVVASGSGSAARAGAGGYLEKLDYNVIDRSTFVPNTSQDYCVGGDVFSTVMAWNTKTYGNNPPKSWADFWDVKKFPGKRSYRKGVAGALEPALMADGVPADKVYEVLSSPGGIERAIKKIKELKPHISVWWSSGAQHAQLMKDGEVDMITGWNGRFDVVAKDGGKVAYTFNQALLDYDCYAIPKGAPNKALAMKFLAEMSKPQYQAEFTKYITYGPTNKKAYEIGAIDAAYAKKLPSHPDNVKNQLSVNLEWYIKNEEKAAAAYQNMLTE from the coding sequence ATGACGCGCAATCGATCCAAATTAGCCTTCGCATCACTTGCCATCATTGGCGCCGTCGGCCTCGCTAGCACGACCGTCGGTGCGCAGGAGCTGACCGTCGTGTCCTTCGGCGGCGCCTATCAGGAAGCCCAGAGCAAGGCGCTGTTTCAGCCGGCTGCCAAGGCGCTCGGCATCAAGATCAAGGAAGAGACCTACACCAGCATTTCCGACGCGGTGGTCAAGGTGAAGGCCGGCGCGATCACGTGGGACGTCGTGGCGAGCGGCTCCGGCAGCGCGGCGCGCGCCGGCGCCGGCGGCTACCTCGAGAAGCTCGATTATAACGTGATCGACCGCTCGACCTTTGTGCCGAATACCAGCCAGGACTATTGCGTCGGTGGCGACGTGTTCTCGACCGTGATGGCCTGGAACACCAAGACCTACGGCAATAACCCGCCGAAGTCCTGGGCCGATTTCTGGGACGTCAAGAAATTCCCGGGCAAGCGGTCTTACCGCAAGGGCGTGGCCGGAGCGCTCGAGCCGGCGCTCATGGCCGATGGCGTGCCAGCCGACAAAGTCTACGAAGTGCTGTCGTCGCCGGGCGGCATCGAGCGCGCTATCAAGAAGATCAAGGAGCTCAAGCCGCACATCAGCGTGTGGTGGTCGTCGGGTGCGCAGCATGCGCAGCTGATGAAGGACGGCGAAGTCGACATGATCACCGGGTGGAACGGCCGCTTCGACGTGGTCGCCAAGGACGGCGGCAAGGTCGCCTACACCTTCAATCAGGCGCTGCTCGACTATGATTGCTACGCCATTCCGAAGGGCGCGCCAAACAAGGCTCTGGCGATGAAATTCCTCGCCGAGATGTCCAAGCCGCAGTACCAGGCTGAATTCACCAAGTACATCACCTACGGGCCGACCAACAAGAAAGCCTACGAGATTGGCGCGATCGATGCGGCCTATGCCAAGAAGCTGCCGTCGCACCCCGACAACGTCAAGAACCAGTTGTCGGTCAATCTCGAATGGTACATCAAGAACGAAGAGAAGGCCGCGGCCGCGTACCAGAACATGCTGACCGAGTAA
- a CDS encoding PLP-dependent aminotransferase family protein produces the protein MVKRAGGALLQSIAIDREASHGLSVQICAHLRELIMSGSLEGGGRLPSTRTLANELNVARATIVECFDQLAAEGLIESRVGAGTYVSQALKTERPPVAPQGPVVSEKSARLAQSMASASSRFVPRLVHEPRAFTTAIPAYDAFPMAQWARLSGKHWREARKDVLGYPDPHGHDLLRKAIAGHLRTNRGIRCDWQQIFIVAGAQQAFQLIASTLIDPGDKVWFEDPGAIGARNSIVVSSADLVPVRVDDDGLDVEDALRKAPDFRLAFVTPSHQQPLGVSMALERRVALLAAAEQRGAWIIEDDWDGEFCFSGLPMPTLQSMDQAGRVIYVGSFSKSLFPSLRLGFILAPPALTEHFRTSLEAFLPGVPTAIQAIVADFIVEGHFATHIRRMRKAYHERYQTLYDGVQKHLGDVLDIRPATTGMHTVAYLAPGFNAEAVARRAAERGVTLTPIGRFCIAPNDRQGFALGFSGFSPAQIEAGIATLKDVFAELSPAACAKSA, from the coding sequence GTGGTTAAGCGGGCGGGAGGCGCGTTACTGCAGTCGATCGCCATCGATCGCGAGGCCTCGCACGGCCTTAGCGTTCAGATCTGCGCCCATTTGCGCGAGCTCATCATGTCCGGCTCGCTCGAGGGCGGCGGGCGCCTGCCCTCGACGCGGACGCTGGCAAACGAACTGAACGTCGCCAGGGCTACCATCGTCGAATGCTTCGATCAGCTCGCCGCCGAGGGCCTCATCGAGTCCCGCGTCGGCGCCGGTACCTATGTCAGCCAGGCGCTGAAGACCGAGCGTCCGCCCGTCGCACCTCAGGGGCCGGTCGTATCGGAAAAGAGCGCGCGGCTGGCCCAATCAATGGCGTCGGCATCGAGCCGTTTCGTACCCCGTCTGGTGCATGAGCCGCGAGCGTTCACCACGGCTATCCCGGCCTATGATGCCTTCCCGATGGCACAATGGGCGCGTCTCTCCGGCAAGCACTGGCGCGAGGCGCGCAAGGACGTGCTCGGCTATCCCGACCCGCACGGCCACGACCTGTTGCGCAAAGCCATCGCCGGCCATTTGCGCACCAACCGCGGCATCCGGTGCGACTGGCAGCAGATTTTCATCGTCGCCGGCGCGCAGCAGGCGTTTCAGCTCATCGCGTCGACACTGATCGATCCCGGCGACAAGGTCTGGTTCGAGGACCCCGGCGCCATCGGCGCCCGCAATAGCATTGTCGTCTCCAGCGCCGATCTGGTGCCGGTGCGGGTCGATGACGACGGGCTCGATGTCGAAGACGCGCTGCGCAAGGCGCCCGACTTCCGGCTCGCTTTCGTGACGCCGTCGCATCAACAGCCACTCGGCGTGAGCATGGCGCTGGAGCGGCGCGTCGCCCTGCTCGCCGCCGCCGAACAACGAGGGGCCTGGATCATCGAGGACGATTGGGACGGCGAATTCTGTTTCTCGGGCTTGCCCATGCCGACATTGCAAAGCATGGATCAGGCTGGCCGCGTCATCTATGTCGGCTCGTTCTCGAAATCGCTGTTCCCGTCACTGCGTCTCGGCTTCATCCTCGCACCACCAGCGTTGACCGAGCATTTCCGAACCAGCCTCGAAGCCTTCCTGCCAGGCGTGCCGACAGCGATCCAGGCGATCGTCGCGGACTTCATTGTCGAAGGGCATTTCGCCACGCACATCCGCCGCATGCGCAAGGCCTATCACGAGCGCTATCAGACGCTTTACGACGGCGTGCAGAAGCATCTGGGTGACGTTCTGGACATCAGGCCGGCGACCACGGGCATGCACACGGTCGCCTACCTCGCACCGGGCTTCAACGCCGAGGCTGTCGCCCGGCGCGCGGCGGAACGTGGCGTCACCCTCACGCCGATCGGACGCTTCTGCATCGCGCCCAACGACCGGCAGGGCTTTGCCCTCGGCTTCAGCGGCTTCTCACCGGCGCAGATCGAGGCCGGAATCGCGACGCTCAAGGATGTCTTTGCCGAGCTCTCGCCTGCCGCCTGCGCGAAATCGGCATGA
- a CDS encoding flagellin: protein MIGRVATFALSNSMIDAALLTQAKVAEKQMQSASGLISSDYGGLGGATSQKVLSLQVSLTQSQAYSDAASSANDRVQVMYSTTGSIVDLLNNFKSTLTSSVSATGTDADTLQDTAASALSDLASLLNTQYGGRYLFAGSATETAPVDLSNYSATSTSSVDTSYYQGNSDLASVRVSGSRTITYGVTADNSAFEQAMRAISSIANGGTIDNDIISSALDQTTKAIDSVIGVQTQLSLTSSQLERSIDVQTDFQDAASTVSSSLTEVDVAAVTAQLTTYQSQLEASYAAISKIQGLSLVNYLS from the coding sequence ATGATCGGCCGCGTCGCGACCTTTGCTCTGAGCAACAGCATGATCGATGCCGCGCTCCTGACGCAGGCCAAGGTGGCGGAAAAGCAGATGCAGAGCGCGTCCGGCCTCATATCGTCCGACTATGGCGGTCTTGGCGGCGCGACGTCGCAGAAGGTTCTCAGTCTTCAGGTGTCGCTGACGCAATCGCAAGCCTATTCGGATGCGGCCAGCAGCGCCAATGACCGCGTTCAGGTGATGTATTCGACGACCGGTTCGATCGTTGATCTGCTCAACAATTTCAAGTCGACGTTGACCTCGTCTGTATCGGCCACCGGCACCGATGCCGATACCTTACAGGATACGGCAGCCTCGGCGCTGAGCGATCTGGCTTCGCTGCTCAATACGCAATATGGCGGGCGTTACCTTTTTGCCGGATCGGCGACCGAGACCGCGCCGGTGGATCTGTCGAATTATTCGGCGACCTCGACCTCGTCCGTGGACACATCGTACTATCAAGGCAATAGCGATCTCGCCTCGGTGCGAGTATCCGGCAGTCGCACCATCACCTATGGCGTGACGGCGGACAATTCGGCATTCGAGCAGGCCATGCGGGCGATCAGCTCGATCGCCAATGGCGGGACCATCGACAATGACATTATCTCGAGCGCGCTCGATCAGACGACTAAGGCCATCGACTCGGTAATCGGTGTGCAGACCCAGCTGTCGCTGACGTCGTCGCAGCTTGAACGCAGCATCGACGTCCAGACCGATTTCCAGGATGCGGCGAGTACGGTGAGCTCATCCCTTACTGAAGTCGACGTGGCTGCCGTCACAGCCCAACTGACGACATACCAGTCGCAACTGGAAGCTTCCTATGCGGCAATTTCAAAGATTCAGGGGCTAAGCCTGGTCAATTACTTGAGTTGA
- a CDS encoding FAD-binding oxidoreductase, with the protein MNAALFTNDFKPAPYWWDHVPRPALEAKAPPSHADVVVIGSGYTGLHAAIQTARGGRHTVVLDAEAAGFGCSTRNGGQVSTSIKPSYDMLARRHGAQRAFDILKDGQNSLRFMADFIRENGLDCDFHVVGRFHAAHNAAQYEALAERVKNQPKGLEVGAHMVPRTEQRREIGSDGYFGGAVYEQHASVDPARYHQGLLDLAIAAGVKVVAHCPALSIERSGDRFIVKTVRGTIDTRDVVIATNGYTSDLTPWLKRRVIPIGSYMIATELLDRSLVDELIPQNRIVSDTRRVIYYYRASPDRRRILFGGRVSLNETDPMLSGPKLHADMVAIFPQLASTKISHSWCGFIAYTFDELMHVGQRDGMYYAMGYCGAGVGTASYFGMRVGQKVLGLAEGRTALDGLSFQTRPFYTGNPWFLAPSILYYRWRDGRG; encoded by the coding sequence GTGAACGCAGCACTCTTCACCAACGACTTCAAACCGGCGCCGTACTGGTGGGATCACGTGCCGCGGCCGGCGCTCGAGGCCAAGGCGCCGCCATCGCACGCCGATGTCGTCGTCATCGGCTCCGGCTATACCGGTCTGCATGCCGCCATTCAGACGGCGCGCGGCGGCCGCCACACCGTCGTGCTCGATGCCGAGGCGGCCGGCTTCGGTTGCAGCACCCGCAATGGCGGACAGGTCTCGACCAGCATCAAGCCGTCCTATGACATGTTGGCGCGCCGCCATGGCGCGCAGCGCGCCTTCGACATCCTCAAGGACGGTCAGAACTCACTGCGCTTCATGGCTGACTTCATCCGCGAGAATGGCCTCGACTGCGATTTCCATGTCGTCGGGCGTTTCCACGCCGCGCACAATGCCGCGCAATATGAAGCGCTGGCCGAGCGGGTGAAGAACCAGCCCAAGGGCCTCGAAGTGGGCGCCCATATGGTGCCGCGCACCGAACAGCGCCGTGAGATCGGCTCTGACGGTTATTTCGGCGGCGCCGTCTATGAGCAGCACGCCTCGGTCGATCCGGCGCGCTATCATCAGGGCCTGCTCGACCTCGCCATCGCCGCCGGTGTTAAGGTCGTGGCCCATTGCCCGGCGCTGTCGATCGAGCGCAGCGGCGACCGGTTCATCGTCAAGACGGTGCGCGGGACGATCGACACGCGTGACGTGGTCATTGCCACCAATGGCTATACTAGCGATCTGACGCCATGGCTGAAGCGGCGCGTCATCCCCATCGGCAGCTACATGATCGCCACCGAGTTGCTCGATCGATCGCTGGTCGATGAATTGATCCCGCAGAACCGCATCGTCAGCGATACGCGCCGCGTCATCTATTACTATCGTGCATCCCCGGATCGCCGGCGCATCCTGTTCGGTGGCCGCGTGTCGCTGAACGAGACCGACCCGATGCTCAGCGGCCCCAAGTTGCACGCCGACATGGTCGCGATCTTTCCGCAACTCGCGTCGACGAAAATCAGCCATTCGTGGTGCGGCTTCATCGCCTACACCTTCGACGAGCTGATGCATGTCGGCCAGCGCGACGGCATGTATTACGCCATGGGATATTGCGGCGCCGGGGTCGGGACGGCGAGCTATTTCGGCATGCGGGTCGGACAGAAGGTGCTGGGCCTGGCCGAGGGGCGCACTGCGCTCGACGGCCTGAGCTTCCAGACGCGGCCGTTTTACACGGGAAACCCTTGGTTTTTGGCGCCTTCGATCCTGTATTATCGCTGGCGCGATGGGCGCGGCTGA
- a CDS encoding ABC transporter ATP-binding protein codes for MASASALDIHVRQVSKSYGAVAVLDRVDLHVQAGEFLTLLGPSGSGKTTLLMVLAGFTRPDSGSILFGTREVIRLAPQKRDLGMVFQNYALFPHMNVAANIAFPLRLRKVGAAESAKRVEAALDMVQLAGYGARGIHELSGGQRQRVALARALVFEPRIILMDEPLSALDKQLRELMQLELRRLHEKLGTTTIYVTHDQREALTMSDRIAVIDKGKLAQLDTPQRIYSKPNNRFVAEFIGESTFLSATMTSGVCRYRDVVIKADGAPLRDGRCLMMIRPEQLQIVDGAAMEDMNRFSGRILGRVFQGDTMRIEVDLGDGDIVTLRVPANSAGLQSLPADGGTITLGLAVADTTLLPDEG; via the coding sequence ATGGCATCCGCATCGGCACTCGACATTCACGTCCGGCAGGTCTCCAAATCCTACGGGGCTGTCGCTGTGCTCGATCGGGTCGATCTGCACGTTCAGGCTGGTGAATTTCTGACCCTGCTCGGTCCGTCCGGCTCGGGGAAGACCACGCTGCTGATGGTGCTCGCGGGCTTCACCCGCCCCGATTCCGGCAGCATCCTGTTCGGTACCCGGGAAGTGATCCGTCTCGCGCCGCAGAAGCGCGATCTCGGCATGGTGTTCCAGAATTACGCGCTGTTTCCGCACATGAACGTTGCGGCCAACATCGCTTTTCCGTTGCGGCTGCGGAAAGTCGGGGCCGCCGAGTCGGCGAAGCGCGTCGAGGCTGCGCTCGATATGGTGCAACTCGCCGGCTACGGCGCCCGCGGCATCCACGAACTCTCCGGCGGCCAGCGCCAGCGTGTCGCGCTCGCCCGCGCGCTGGTGTTCGAGCCGCGCATTATCCTAATGGACGAGCCGCTGTCGGCGCTCGACAAGCAACTGCGCGAATTAATGCAGCTCGAACTGCGCCGCCTGCACGAGAAGCTCGGCACCACCACGATCTACGTGACGCACGATCAGCGCGAGGCGTTGACCATGTCCGACCGCATCGCGGTGATTGACAAGGGCAAGCTGGCGCAGCTCGATACACCGCAGCGCATCTATTCGAAACCGAACAATCGCTTCGTCGCCGAATTCATCGGCGAGTCGACATTCCTGAGCGCCACGATGACGAGCGGCGTCTGCCGTTATCGCGACGTGGTCATCAAGGCCGACGGCGCGCCGTTGCGCGATGGCCGTTGTCTCATGATGATCCGGCCCGAGCAGCTCCAGATCGTCGATGGCGCGGCGATGGAAGACATGAACCGCTTCAGCGGCCGCATTCTCGGCCGCGTGTTTCAGGGCGACACGATGCGCATCGAGGTCGATCTCGGCGACGGCGACATCGTGACACTGCGTGTGCCGGCCAATAGCGCCGGCCTCCAGTCGCTGCCGGCGGATGGCGGTACGATTACGCTCGGCCTCGCTGTTGCGGATACGACGCTGCTGCCGGATGAGGGCTGA
- a CDS encoding aldehyde dehydrogenase family protein encodes MDSFDPGRGRAFARFAAGDGADVDAAVAAARTALRGPWRQMGPAERGRILAKAAAMLRERAARFAVVESLDSGKRLSEAEGDLRGVARAFEYYAGAADKLHGEGLPLGRLYVGFTSQEPVGVVAQIIPWNYPLSTAARGIAPALAAGCTVVAKPAEQTPFTALMLAELLHEAGLPAGVLNVVTGTGAEAGAPLVAHPDIDHITFTGSVATGSAVMRSAADNVTRLVLELGGKSPLVVLADCDMNAALNGVVEAIYENAGQICSAGSRLVLDRSIADVFLGRLVAWVEKFRIGHGLTNPDLGPVNSRRQLDIIDAHVRRAVKAGNHVLTGGAIATSDAGGWFYQPTIISAQSAADPLVQEEIFGPVLVVQIVDGPDEALTAANATSYALVAGIYSQNITEALRFARDVDAGQVFINEWFAGGIEVPFGGNRKSGFGREKGMAGLRSYCKMKSVVARI; translated from the coding sequence ATGGACAGCTTCGACCCCGGCCGTGGCCGAGCGTTCGCCCGCTTTGCCGCCGGCGATGGTGCCGACGTTGACGCCGCGGTCGCCGCCGCCAGGACGGCGCTGCGCGGCCCATGGCGGCAGATGGGACCGGCCGAGCGCGGCCGTATCCTCGCCAAGGCCGCCGCGATGTTGCGCGAGCGCGCGGCGCGCTTTGCGGTGGTCGAAAGCCTCGACAGCGGCAAGAGGCTCTCGGAAGCCGAGGGCGACCTGCGCGGCGTCGCCCGTGCCTTCGAATATTATGCCGGCGCGGCGGACAAGCTGCATGGCGAGGGGCTGCCGCTTGGGCGACTGTATGTAGGTTTCACCTCCCAGGAGCCGGTCGGGGTCGTCGCCCAGATCATCCCGTGGAACTACCCGTTGTCGACCGCCGCCCGGGGCATCGCGCCGGCTTTGGCGGCCGGATGTACAGTGGTGGCCAAACCCGCCGAACAGACCCCGTTCACCGCCTTGATGCTGGCCGAACTGCTGCATGAGGCCGGCCTGCCCGCCGGCGTCCTCAATGTTGTCACTGGCACGGGCGCCGAGGCCGGGGCGCCGCTGGTCGCCCATCCGGACATCGACCACATCACCTTCACCGGCTCGGTCGCGACCGGCAGTGCGGTCATGCGCTCGGCCGCCGACAACGTGACGCGGCTGGTCCTCGAACTCGGCGGCAAATCGCCGCTGGTGGTCCTCGCGGACTGCGACATGAACGCCGCCCTCAACGGTGTCGTCGAGGCGATCTACGAGAACGCCGGGCAGATCTGCTCGGCGGGATCGCGCCTCGTTCTCGACCGGTCGATCGCCGATGTCTTCCTCGGCCGGCTCGTCGCGTGGGTGGAGAAATTCCGCATCGGCCATGGCCTGACCAATCCCGATCTCGGCCCGGTCAATTCACGACGCCAACTCGACATTATCGACGCTCACGTGCGACGCGCGGTGAAGGCGGGCAACCATGTACTCACCGGCGGCGCCATCGCGACAAGTGACGCGGGCGGCTGGTTCTACCAGCCCACCATCATTTCGGCGCAGAGCGCGGCGGACCCGCTGGTGCAGGAAGAAATCTTCGGTCCGGTACTGGTGGTGCAGATCGTCGATGGGCCGGACGAGGCACTCACCGCAGCGAATGCGACGTCTTATGCACTCGTTGCCGGCATCTATTCGCAGAACATCACCGAAGCCTTGCGTTTTGCCCGCGATGTCGATGCCGGACAGGTATTCATCAACGAATGGTTCGCCGGCGGCATCGAAGTGCCTTTCGGCGGCAACCGGAAATCGGGCTTCGGCCGGGAAAAAGGCATGGCGGGCCTGCGCAGCTACTGCAAAATGAAAAGCGTCGTCGCGCGCATCTGA